The following proteins are encoded in a genomic region of Phalacrocorax carbo chromosome 2, bPhaCar2.1, whole genome shotgun sequence:
- the RMC1 gene encoding regulator of MON1-CCZ1 complex isoform X1, translating into MEDKGEVKCIKFSLGNKILAVQRTLKSVDFLNFIPDSPQLEYTQECKTKNANILGFCWTSSTEIVFITDQGIEFYQVLPEKRSLKLLKNQSINVNWYMYCPESSVILLSTTVLGNVLQPFYFKSGTMSKLSKFEIELPAAPKSSKLSLSERDIAMATIYGQLYVLYLRHHSRTSNSTGAEVVLYHLPREGSCKKTRILKLNRTGKFALNVVDNLVVVHHQDTETSVIFDIKLKGEFDGSATIHQFVLPPRSIQPYQIPVAGPASVTSQSPVPCKLYSSSWIVFQPDIIISASEGYLWSLQVKLEPVVNLLLDKGKLMDFLLQRKECKMVILSVCSQMLSEPERGSLSVIATVFDKLNHEYKKYLEAEQSYTMVVEAGLSRSNPLLKRPVRSQAVIDQSDMYTHVLSVFTEKKEAPHKFTIAVLMEYIRSLNQFQIAVQHYLYELVIKTLVQHNLFYMLHQFLQYHVLSDSKPLACLLLSLESIYPPAHQLSLDMLKRLSTANDEIVEVLLSKHQVLAALRFIRGIGGHDSISARKFLDAAKQADDDMLFYTIFRFFEQRNQRLRGNPSFTPGEHCEEHVTFFKQVFGEQALMKPTTF; encoded by the exons ACAAAGAATGCCAATATTCTAGGATTCTGCTGGACAAGTTCTACAGAAATTGTCTTCATCACAGATCAAGGAATTGAATTCTATCAG GTATTACCAGAGAAACGAAGTTTAAAACTTCTGAAGAATCAGAGTATTAATGTCAACTGGTACATGTATTGTCCAGAGAGCTCTGTTATTCTTCTGTCAACCACTGTCCTTGGCAATGTTCTACAGCCATTCTATTTCAAG agTGGAACAATGTCAAAACTATCAAAATTTGAAATCGAGTTACCTGCGGCACCGAAATCCTCCAAGCTCAGCCTTTCTGAAAGAGATATTGCTATGGCTACAAT ATATGGGCAGCTTTATGTTCTGTATTTGAGGCATCACTCAAGGACTTCCAATAGTACAGGAGCAGAAGTAGTCCTCTACCACTTACCAAG AGAGGGCTCCTGTAAGAAGACACGTATTTTAAAGCTGAACAGAACTGGAAAGTTTGCACTGAATGTTGTGGATAACTTGGTGGTAGTACATCATCAAGATACTGAG ACTTCAGTTATATTTGACATCAAGCTAAAAGGAGAATTTGATGGGTCTGCTACCATCCATCAATTTGTACTTCCGCCTCGATCAATACAACCCTATCAAATACCTGTAGCAG GTCCAGCCTCTGTGACAAGTCAGTCTCCTGTTCCATGTAAACTCT ACTCTTCTTCTTGGATCGTCTTTCAACCTGATATCATCATCAGTGCAAGCGAAG GTTACCTCTGGAGTCTTCAAGTGAAACTTGAACCTGTAGTTAACCTCTTGCTAGATAAAGGAAAACTAATGGATTTCCTTCTCCAAAGGAAAGAATGCAAAATGGTTATCCTATCTGTATGCTCCCAAA tGCTCAGTGAGCCAGAAAGGGGATCATTGTCTGTGATTGCAACTGTTTTTGACAAACTGAATCATGAATATAAGAAGTACTTGGAGGCTGAGCAAAGCTATACTATG GTGGTAGAAGCAGGCCTGAGTAGAAGCAATCCACTCCTGAAACGTCCAGTCCGCAGTCAAGCAGTTATTGATCAGTCTGACATGTACACACACGTTTTATCTGTATTTACAGAGAAGAAG GAGGCACCTCATAAGTTCACTATAGCAGTCTTGATGGAATACATTCGCTCTCTTAACCAGTTCCAGATTGCAGTTCAG CACTACTTGTATGAGCTGGTTATCAAAACCCTTGTTCAGCACAACTTGTTCTACATGCTCCATCAGTTTCTGCAGTACCATGTGCTCAGCGACTCAAAGCCTTTG GCTTGTCTGTTGCTGTCCTTGGAAAGCATTTACCCTCCCGCACATCAGCTCTCTCTGGACATGTTAAAA AGACTTTCCACCGCAAATGATGAAATAGTGGAAGTTCTGTTGTCCAAACACCAAGTTTTGGCTGCCTTGAGATTCATCAGGGGTATTGGAGGACACGACAGCATTTCAGCCCGCAAATTCCTTGATGCAGCGAAACAAGCAGATGATGATATGCTTTTCTATACTATATTCAGATTCTTTGAACAAAGAAATCAGCGGTTACGAGGAAATCCTAGTTTCACACCAG GTGAGCACTGTGAAGAACATGTCACCTTCTTCAAACAAGTCTTTGGAGAACAAGCTCTCATGAAGCCCACAACGTTCTGA